In the Mycolicibacterium thermoresistibile genome, one interval contains:
- a CDS encoding phage holin family protein has translation MSLETKPAADASIGELLSQLSAQTSRLVRDELRLAQQEFRESARHAGIGAGLFSAAGVLALFGVAALLTAAVAALALVLPVWAAALIVAAALLLIAGIAALISKKQVDSVTPAAPRTVQTVKDDIREVKEARHG, from the coding sequence ATGAGTCTGGAAACCAAACCGGCTGCGGACGCCTCGATCGGTGAGTTGTTGAGCCAACTGTCCGCGCAGACGTCCCGGCTGGTACGCGATGAACTGCGGCTGGCCCAGCAGGAGTTCCGGGAATCGGCCAGACACGCCGGCATCGGCGCCGGGTTGTTCAGCGCCGCCGGGGTGCTGGCGTTGTTCGGGGTGGCGGCGCTGCTGACCGCCGCGGTGGCCGCGCTGGCGCTGGTGCTGCCGGTGTGGGCGGCGGCGCTGATCGTGGCCGCGGCACTGTTGTTGATCGCCGGGATCGCCGCGCTGATCAGCAAGAAGCAGGTGGACAGCGTCACCCCGGCGGCGCCGCGGACGGTGCAGACGGTCAAAGACGACATCCGAGAGGTGAAAGAGGCCCGTCATGGCTGA
- a CDS encoding DUF732 domain-containing protein — translation MRVKTWLPVAAAGLLLLGTAAPASADVEGYVRALEAAELIDHDGDPYHCRADVCFGQFDDADAALQTGRWVCEQMRKVGKPRALLVDWLSHGEGLMPSSYSAPIIVDAAATHLCP, via the coding sequence ATGCGAGTGAAGACATGGCTGCCGGTAGCTGCCGCCGGTCTGCTTCTACTCGGAACGGCAGCGCCGGCCTCCGCTGACGTAGAGGGATACGTCAGAGCGCTCGAAGCCGCCGAACTCATCGACCACGACGGCGACCCCTACCACTGCCGCGCCGATGTGTGCTTCGGACAGTTCGACGACGCCGACGCGGCACTACAAACAGGACGCTGGGTCTGTGAACAAATGCGCAAGGTCGGTAAGCCCCGGGCGCTGCTAGTGGACTGGCTCAGCCACGGAGAAGGCTTGATGCCGTCGTCCTATAGCGCACCGATCATCGTCGACGCCGCAGCCACTCACCTCTGCCCGTAG
- a CDS encoding antitoxin Xre/MbcA/ParS toxin-binding domain-containing protein, producing MRGVRDKGGRVAADDPLSAHRMKLLGEAFTQTQLAKLVGVSPSQTSRWTSGEERPSPSAAPALIDLEHVYARARLVWGSETARIWMESSNAFLAGARPLDVLRTEGPGRVLEALDAEMWGGAA from the coding sequence ATGAGAGGTGTGCGGGACAAGGGCGGGCGTGTGGCGGCCGACGATCCGTTGTCAGCCCACCGGATGAAGCTCCTGGGTGAAGCGTTCACGCAGACGCAGTTGGCGAAGCTGGTCGGAGTGAGCCCGTCACAAACCTCAAGGTGGACCTCCGGCGAGGAGCGTCCCAGTCCCTCCGCGGCCCCCGCCCTCATCGACCTCGAACACGTCTATGCGAGAGCTCGACTGGTGTGGGGTAGCGAAACGGCGCGCATCTGGATGGAGAGCAGCAACGCATTCCTTGCCGGCGCCCGCCCCCTGGACGTACTCCGCACGGAAGGCCCGGGCCGAGTTCTCGAAGCGCTCGATGCCGAGATGTGGGGCGGAGCCGCCTGA
- a CDS encoding LLM class flavin-dependent oxidoreductase gives MPLSILDLVPISEGSTARDAIAASMNSARLADQLGYHRLWFAEHHNTPNLAASATALLISQAATVTERIRVGAGGVMLPNHAPLMVAEQYGTLANIHGDRIDLGLGRAPGTDMMTARALSRSSAEPQDFARNIYDLQGWFSDTGTAHSMPIVSAVSAGTRVPIWVLGSTVNGAAIAAQLGLPFAVASHFAPDQLDAALRTYREMFSTEAPTAQIDRPRVMAGINVMVADTDEEARRQFTVVEQMFLDLKHNLRRKIQPPVDPDTLAAQGGGNEPMLRIKAVGSPPTVKAQLDEFVARTGADELITVTYAHDPAVRDRSLELLAKAWF, from the coding sequence GTGCCCCTGAGCATCCTCGACCTGGTCCCGATCTCGGAGGGCTCCACTGCCCGCGACGCCATCGCCGCGTCGATGAACTCGGCCCGCCTGGCCGATCAACTCGGCTATCACCGGCTCTGGTTCGCCGAGCACCACAACACCCCGAACCTGGCGGCCAGCGCCACCGCGCTGCTCATCTCGCAGGCCGCCACGGTCACCGAGCGGATCCGGGTCGGCGCCGGCGGGGTGATGCTGCCCAACCACGCGCCGCTGATGGTGGCCGAACAGTACGGCACGCTGGCCAACATCCACGGCGACCGGATCGACCTCGGCCTGGGCCGCGCCCCGGGCACGGACATGATGACCGCCCGCGCGCTCAGCCGCTCGTCGGCCGAACCGCAGGATTTCGCCCGCAACATCTACGACCTGCAGGGCTGGTTCAGCGACACCGGCACCGCGCACAGCATGCCGATCGTGTCGGCGGTGTCCGCCGGTACCCGGGTGCCGATCTGGGTGCTCGGCTCCACCGTCAACGGCGCGGCGATCGCCGCCCAGCTGGGCTTGCCGTTCGCGGTCGCCTCGCACTTCGCCCCCGACCAGCTCGATGCGGCCCTCCGCACCTACCGGGAGATGTTCAGCACCGAAGCGCCGACCGCGCAGATCGACCGGCCCCGCGTGATGGCGGGCATCAATGTCATGGTCGCCGACACCGACGAGGAAGCGCGGCGTCAGTTCACCGTGGTCGAACAGATGTTCCTGGACCTCAAACACAACCTGCGCCGAAAGATCCAGCCGCCGGTGGACCCGGACACCCTCGCCGCGCAGGGCGGCGGCAACGAGCCCATGCTGCGGATCAAGGCGGTCGGCTCACCGCCGACCGTCAAGGCGCAACTGGACGAGTTCGTGGCCCGCACCGGCGCCGACGAGCTCATCACGGTCACCTACGCCCACGACCCGGCCGTGCGCGACCGCTCGCTGGAGTTGCTCGCCAAGGCCTGGTTCTGA
- a CDS encoding RES domain-containing protein, producing MLVYRVFPYLPKAEPGEPGHPLYEHQPQRGSRADHPDYYVWYVTREPDAACGEVFGNLAVWGDSMFDFPAVPGARRALGTYRLPDDLRICDLDDPRRLVELGLRPTQVVTRNLAVTSEWAHRIWSERFDGERRWQAVQWWSFHRPTWRVIASWERPTFVECEPLSASHPAVVAAADSLNRPL from the coding sequence GTGCTGGTCTATCGGGTCTTCCCTTACCTGCCGAAGGCCGAACCGGGCGAGCCCGGACACCCGCTCTACGAACACCAGCCTCAACGCGGCAGCAGAGCCGATCATCCGGACTATTACGTCTGGTATGTCACCCGCGAACCCGACGCCGCCTGCGGAGAGGTGTTCGGGAACCTCGCCGTCTGGGGCGATTCGATGTTCGATTTCCCCGCCGTGCCCGGCGCGCGCCGCGCGCTGGGCACCTACAGATTGCCGGATGATCTGCGGATCTGCGATCTGGATGATCCCCGCCGCCTGGTGGAACTGGGGCTGCGGCCCACGCAGGTGGTCACACGCAACCTTGCTGTGACTTCGGAGTGGGCACATCGGATATGGTCCGAGCGGTTCGACGGCGAGCGGAGATGGCAGGCGGTGCAGTGGTGGTCCTTCCACCGGCCGACCTGGAGGGTGATCGCCAGTTGGGAGAGGCCCACCTTCGTCGAATGCGAGCCGCTCAGTGCCAGCCATCCAGCGGTGGTCGCCGCGGCCGACAGTCTCAACCGGCCACTGTGA
- a CDS encoding heme-binding protein — translation MVTFNRRGGVLGALAGGVLLVSATIAIPTAAAQPQCTAAGLSSALGTVSSATGNFLSSHPEANEVITNAGALPDGEAENAIRQYFVANPGEWAELQSIATPLRNLRQQCDVDVAPAQIARLFDAMAS, via the coding sequence TTCTGGGTGCCCTCGCAGGGGGTGTCCTCCTGGTGTCGGCCACCATCGCGATTCCGACAGCGGCTGCGCAACCCCAGTGCACCGCAGCGGGTTTGAGCAGTGCTCTGGGCACGGTGTCGTCGGCGACGGGGAACTTCCTGTCCAGCCACCCGGAGGCCAATGAGGTGATCACCAATGCCGGCGCGCTGCCCGACGGGGAAGCCGAGAACGCCATTCGCCAGTACTTCGTCGCCAATCCGGGGGAGTGGGCCGAGTTGCAGTCGATCGCCACCCCGCTGCGCAATCTGCGTCAGCAGTGCGACGTCGACGTGGCGCCGGCGCAGATCGCCCGGCTGTTCGACGCGATGGCCAGTTAG
- a CDS encoding DUF3618 domain-containing protein, translating into MAEPDADRSGRPARPEPGPEAGIADLEADIETTRREISATVQALSDKLDVKERAREKAIDTKDRAVHRAQEVTHDDRVRRAAIVAALAAVVVTGLILWRRRR; encoded by the coding sequence ATGGCTGAACCAGATGCCGATCGGTCCGGTCGGCCGGCCCGGCCCGAACCGGGACCCGAGGCGGGAATCGCCGACCTGGAGGCCGACATCGAGACGACCCGCCGGGAGATCAGCGCGACGGTGCAGGCGCTGTCGGACAAACTCGACGTGAAGGAGCGGGCCCGGGAGAAGGCGATCGACACCAAGGACCGGGCGGTGCACCGCGCCCAGGAGGTCACCCACGATGACCGGGTGCGACGCGCGGCGATCGTCGCGGCGCTGGCCGCAGTGGTGGTGACGGGATTGATCCTCTGGCGTCGCCGGCGCTAG
- a CDS encoding ribosome hibernation promotion factor, with amino-acid sequence MADTADVTQAFDIEISTQGTMPGAEDYVRSKLGGLNKYTRRPILHARVRLTRHQDGSPERPVVAQANINVGGRFIRAQVEGDNVREAVDRLEDRLRLQIDRITGKWEAKREQPRPLHRPSFFPRAKEERQIIRRKSYTLATATLDEAVTEMELLDYDFHLFTEKGTGQDCVLYHDDEGYRIAQITPTSPEELAPHTVEVSISPHPAPKLTVDEATERMNMLGVPFLYFVEAESGRGNVLYHRYDGHYGLLTPADA; translated from the coding sequence ATGGCTGATACTGCGGACGTGACCCAGGCATTCGACATCGAGATCTCGACGCAGGGCACCATGCCCGGCGCCGAGGATTACGTGCGGAGCAAGCTCGGCGGGCTGAACAAGTACACCCGCCGGCCGATCCTGCACGCCCGGGTCAGGCTCACCCGCCACCAGGACGGGTCACCGGAGCGGCCCGTCGTCGCGCAGGCCAACATCAACGTCGGCGGCAGGTTCATCCGGGCCCAGGTGGAGGGTGACAACGTCCGTGAGGCGGTGGACCGCCTCGAGGATCGTCTGCGTCTGCAGATCGACCGGATCACCGGCAAATGGGAGGCCAAACGGGAGCAGCCCCGCCCGCTACACCGCCCGAGCTTCTTCCCACGGGCCAAGGAGGAGCGGCAGATCATCCGCCGCAAGTCCTACACGCTGGCCACCGCCACCCTCGACGAGGCGGTGACCGAGATGGAGCTGCTCGACTACGACTTCCACCTGTTCACCGAGAAGGGCACCGGGCAGGACTGCGTCCTCTACCACGACGACGAGGGCTACCGGATCGCGCAGATCACCCCCACCAGCCCGGAGGAACTCGCTCCGCACACCGTGGAGGTGTCGATCAGCCCGCACCCGGCCCCGAAGCTGACCGTGGACGAAGCCACGGAGCGGATGAACATGCTCGGGGTGCCGTTCCTGTACTTCGTGGAAGCCGAGTCGGGCCGCGGCAACGTGCTCTACCACCGCTACGACGGGCACTACGGGCTGCTCACTCCCGCCGACGCC